TCAGCGACCAGGTTACTTCCCGGAAAGCCCATGACGCCATCGTCTGCGCTGCGGCTGAAGGAGTGAAGTATGGTCTCGCTCCAAGCCCCGCCCGCGATGGCTGGCGGGGCCAAGGCAAACACCGTGCCGCAGCCGGTATCGCAGGCCGGAAAGGTTAGTAACCCGCCCCCTCCAGTCGTGCCATAGAGCGTGCCATTCGCCGCGACAAGCAGGCCCTGAGGGTAAGCGCCATCGTTGCTGTCGCCTTCGCTGCCGGCGAAAGAGTGGAGGACGGTCTCGGTCCAAGTCCCGCCGATGGTGACTGGCGGCGTTAGGGCGAACACCGTGCCACATCCGTAGCCTCCGAAGGCGCAGGTCGCCGAGCCTCCCGCGATGGTCGTTTCATAGAGGGTCCCATTCTTGCCTACCAAGAAACTCAGGCGGCTTTGCGAATTTCGACCTCGTAGCCGAGTTCTTTGATGCGACGCGCGAGACGTTGCGCGGTCCGCTCCTTATCCATGCGGGCGAAGTAGAGCGACCCGAGATCGCGATACGCCACCTGATC
The nucleotide sequence above comes from Candidatus Binataceae bacterium. Encoded proteins:
- a CDS encoding choice-of-anchor tandem repeat GloVer-containing protein, coding for MFALTPPVTIGGTWTETVLHSFAGSEGDSNDGAYPQGLLVAANGTLYGTTGGGGLLTFPACDTGCGTVFALAPPAIAGGAWSETILHSFSRSADDGVMGFPGSNLVADANGVLYGTTSVGGAFGQGTVFSVTP